The following are from one region of the Gossypium hirsutum isolate 1008001.06 chromosome D03, Gossypium_hirsutum_v2.1, whole genome shotgun sequence genome:
- the LOC121215356 gene encoding uncharacterized protein — translation MFFICFLFSFALSFLFFLFSFYYKKRLHKQQHPQDEQGKSQNEPALSNPSLSHKNGQTRENDSTHFPHSLLLEILPPDSTQWADLFTGESHPREETRQVGSVGEGDLFESQSAKKKKKRGKKKRLDSKGEEENEEDRKKREEPGQSCSGSRVKPQLVCLYPFTSTSSATQRKIKQQYDQLVKCHGNKGLTLAQVGEFANCLIEARNDLQHKSEVIKRKFTITKALLFKADRSSFDRLRQQIYKLEMEQKRLEEDAFVYNWLQEQLKLSPAYKKMLEIGACMELKAKSGEQMEGADTEISDISFEELLAQEKKDSFWQKNGNSRLISN, via the exons ATGTTTTTCATCTGCTTTCTCTTCTCTTTCGCTCTCTCTTTcctgttctttttattttctttctactATAAGAAAAGGCTCCATAAGCAACAACATCCACAAGACGAACAAGGAAAATCCCAGAATGAACCGGCCCTTTCCAACCCTTCTCTCTCCCATAAAAATGGCCAAACTCGGGAAAACGATTCCACCCATTTTCCCCATTCGCTTCTGCTAGAGATCTTGCCTCCTGATTCTACACAATGGGCTGATTTGTTTACAGGTGAAAGCCATCCCAGGGAAGAAACGAGGCAAGTTGGGTCGGTTGGAGAAGGGGACCTGTTTGAATCTCAAAGcgcgaagaagaaaaagaaaagaggaaagaagAAGAGATTGGATTCCAAAGGCGAAGAAGAAAATGAGGAAGAcagaaagaaaagggaagaacCAGGTCAGAGTTGTTCGGGTTCTCGGGTCAAGCCCCAGCTGGTTTGTTTGTACCCTTTTACATCAACGAGTAGTGCAACGCAAAGGAAGATCAAGCAGCAATACGATCAGCTTGTTAAGTGTCATGGAAACAAAGGATTGACATTAGCTCAG GTTGGAGAATTTGCTAATTGCTTGATTGAGGCCAGAAATGATCtgcaacacaa GTCTGAGGTCATCAAACGTAAGTTTACAATAACAAAGGCTCTGCTATTTAAAGCGGATCGATCTTCATTTGATCGCCTGAGGCAGCAG ATATACAAGCTTGAAATGGAACAGAAGAGATTAGAAGAGGATGCATTTGTCTATAATTGGCTGCAAGAGCAACTTAAACTATCACCAGCATACAAGAAG ATGCTTGAAATTGGTGCTTGCATGGAGTTAAAGGCCAAGTCTGGTGAGCAGATGGAAGGTGCAGATACCGAAATTTCTGACATTTCCTTTGAGGAGCTGTTAGCTCAGGAAAAGAAGGATTCATTTTG GCAGAAAAATGGGAATTCGAGACTAATCTCAAATTGA